In a single window of the Pocillopora verrucosa isolate sample1 chromosome 4, ASM3666991v2, whole genome shotgun sequence genome:
- the LOC131786573 gene encoding adenosine deaminase-like protein codes for MADGTGKTADVAEEKIPFNFFKKIPKIELHAHINGSISTETIEKLIKRKVEQGNNDCLVSQWQTTIHKGEQRDLSDCLSMFGIIYQLVDDTEAVFLVTKSVIEDFEQDNTKYLELRSTPRANPETGMTKQSYIEAVLKAIEEAKRTAPNITVRFIPAINRRLGPDDAMDTVHLAIQYKEKAKGIIVGLDLSGDPKAHDSNNFVPALKLARENGLKLALHIAEVPDLDESRVLLNLIPDRIGHGTCIHPENGGSEDFVNIVEEHSIPIELCLTSNVKTKTVLSYSEHHMGYWYSKQHPCIVCTDDKGVFSTTLSEEYSLMARTFNLTEEQVWNLTFQSIDYIFGGENLKDDLKELWKTEKEKIISSLH; via the exons ATGGCTGACGGTACAGGGAAAACTGCCGATGTCGCAGAAGAGAAAatacctttcaattttttcaagaaaataccGAAAATT GAACTTCATGCCCACATAAATGGATCCATAAGCACAGAGACGATCGAGAAGCtcatcaaaagaaaagttgagcAAGGAAACAATGACTGTCTTGTGTCCCAGTGGCAAACAACAATTCACAAGGGAGAACAGCGAGATTTAAGCGA TTGTTTGTCAATGTTTGGCATCATTTACCAGCTTGTAGATGACACTGAAGCAGTGTTTCTG GTGACAAAAAGTGTTATTGAAGACTTTGAGCAGGATAATACAAAGTACTTAGAGCTAAGAAGCACACCCAGGGCCAATCCTGAGACAG GGATGACAAAGCAGTCCTACATAGAAGCAGTCTTAAAGGCTATTGAGGAAGCTAAAAGGACAGCCCCCAACATAACAGTGAG attTATACCTGCAATAAATCGGAGGCTTGGCCCAGATGATGCCATGGATACTGTACACTTAGCTATACAGTACAAGGAAAAAGCCAAAGGGATTATTGTGGGCCTAGACTTAAGTGGAGATCCAAAG GCACATGattcaaacaattttgttcCTGCCCTGAAACTGGCCAGAGAAAATGGCTTGAAACTTGCCTTGCACATTGCAGAG GTTCCTGACTTGGATGAATCAAGAGTGTTGCTAAACTTAATCCCAGACAGAATAGGACATGGAACCTGTATTCATCCCGAAAATGGTGGATCAGAAGATTTTGTGAACATAGTAGAGGAACACTCTATTCCTATTG AACTTTGTCTCACATCCAATGTGAAGACCAAGACTGTTCTATCATATTCTGAACATCACATGGGCTATTGGTACAGCAAACAGCATCCTTGTATTGTTTGT ACTGATGATAAGGGTGTGTTTTCTACAACATTATCCGAAGAATACTCTCTGATGGCCAGGACATTTAACCTCACAGAAGAACAAGTGTGGAACTTGACATTTCAAAGTATTGATTATATTTTTGGAGGAGAGAATTTAAAAGATGACCTTAAAGAGTTGTGGAAAactgagaaagaaaagattatttcttcacttcattAA
- the LOC131786563 gene encoding protein FAM221B-like, which yields MAYAETSRTKQNRKSKPAPSADALNKPLSSLSLEVRDSSVEGKSTIQRDRSPVAGNRYSRYAASSPLTKQKNTGMPKSPHLNPREGKSSQRQVNGQHPKQQKSVVPKSKGMLAPKGYTMRPIIPASKAELLPVARAMHGDDFAPRVKKLFDPEREAAVDAIQSGVYIGWRCQDFQHDCIRVSKSSKCFCGHLLSDHASYTGKSVMVPCRVTRCECKAFAFIPSRPEEAGEFWLQRRPGYDPNTWRAKCKCKHTHEEHQPTGLRRCRVKGCGCSKFFSNFLCCACDRHWEEHETSFETTTMRKETGLPYGEAYLPFHEFPELRDVVLTGREDDDSQFKALTSGPNAIPESTPTDLALRLRGTKPQESPFKW from the coding sequence ATGGCGTACGCAGAAACGTCTAGAAccaagcaaaacagaaaatcaaaaccTGCTCCATCGGCCGATGCGCTCAATAAACCACTCAGTAGTCTTAGCCTAGAGGTGAGAGACTCTTCCGTCGAAGGTAAATCTACGATTCAGAGAGATCGGAGCCCAGTTGCCGGGAATCGCTACTCAAGATATGCTGCAAGCTCTCCTTTAACCAAGCAAAAAAATACGGGTATGCCGAAATCGCCGCATTTAAATCCAAGAGAGGGAAAATCATCGCAGCGGCAAGTTAATGGTCAGCACCCTAAACAACAAAAATCAGTGGTTCCGAAATCAAAAGGCATGTTAGCACCCAAGGGTTATACCATGCGTCCAATCATCCCTGCTTCAAAGGCTGAGTTGCTGCCAGTGGCTCGAGCCATGCACGGCGACGACTTTGCTCCAAGGGTCAAGAAGCTGTTTGATCCCGAACGCGAGGCGGCTGTTGATGCTATCCAGAGTGGGGTGTACATTGGATGGAGGTGTCAAGATTTTCAGCATGATTGTATTCGCGTCTCTAAAAGTTCAAAGTGTTTTTGTGGCCATCTGCTCAGTGATCATGCAAGTTACACCGGGAAGAGTGTGATGGTCCCTTGTCGTGTGACGCGATGCGAGTGCAAAGCTTTTGCCTTTATCCCGTCCCGTCCCGAAGAAGCAGGTGAATTTTGGCTTCAACGTCGTCCAGGATACGACCCAAACACCTGGCGAGCCAAATGCAAGTGTAAACATACCCACGAAGAACATCAACCCACCGGACTGCGGAGATGCCGAGTCAAGGGCTGTGGATGCTCcaaatttttctccaattttctttgttgtgcATGCGATAGGCATTGGGAAGAGCATGAGACCTCGTTTGAAACGACCACCATGAGAAAAGAAACGGGTTTGCCGTACGGTGAGGCGTACCTTCCCTTTCACGAGTTTCCGGAATTGCGTGACGTTGTGTTGACCGGAAGAGAGGACGACGATAGTCAGTTTAAAGCCCTGACTTCCGGTCCAAACGCAATTCCAGAGAGTACACCAACAGATTTAGCATTGAGACTCAGAGGCACAAAGCCACAAGAGTCGCCATTTAAATGGTAA